A portion of the Streptomyces coeruleoprunus genome contains these proteins:
- a CDS encoding winged helix-turn-helix domain-containing protein, with the protein MTASELAAFAALLADRTRAAFCLALLDGRAWTAGELARHARVAPSTASEHLGRLVEGGLLAEERQGRHRYVRLADARVAQLVEDLAAFTGRDPGPPRSLADASARSAMARGRTCYDHLAGRLGIVVTDAMTARGLLRQDAGFALTGSGLGWFRDLGVPLAPGGRRPVARGCLDWTERRPHLAGLAGAELCRHAFDAGWCVRIGTERAVRVTPAGERALGELLGIDAEALG; encoded by the coding sequence ATGACCGCCTCGGAACTCGCGGCGTTCGCCGCGCTGCTCGCGGACCGGACACGCGCCGCCTTCTGCCTCGCCCTGCTGGACGGGCGCGCCTGGACGGCGGGGGAACTGGCCCGCCACGCGCGCGTGGCGCCGTCCACGGCCAGCGAGCACCTGGGGCGCCTCGTCGAGGGCGGGCTGCTCGCCGAGGAGCGGCAGGGCCGGCACCGGTACGTGCGGCTGGCCGACGCGCGCGTGGCGCAGCTCGTGGAGGACCTGGCGGCGTTCACGGGCCGGGACCCGGGACCGCCGCGCTCACTGGCGGACGCGAGCGCCCGCAGCGCCATGGCGCGGGGCCGCACCTGCTACGACCATCTCGCGGGGCGGCTCGGCATCGTGGTCACCGACGCCATGACGGCGCGCGGACTGCTGCGCCAGGACGCCGGGTTCGCGCTCACGGGGAGCGGGCTCGGCTGGTTCCGCGATCTCGGGGTGCCGCTCGCGCCCGGTGGACGGCGGCCGGTGGCCCGGGGGTGCCTCGACTGGACCGAGCGCAGGCCGCATCTGGCGGGGCTGGCGGGCGCGGAGCTGTGCCGCCATGCCTTCGACGCCGGGTGGTGCGTACGGATCGGCACCGAGCGGGCGGTGCGGGTGACGCCCGCCGGTGAGCGGGCGCTGGGCGAGTTGCTGGGCATCGACGCGGAGGCGCTGGGCTGA